One Candidatus Atribacteria bacterium ADurb.Bin276 genomic window, CCTGACCAATATAATCCCCTAAGCTCCAATATTTATTATCCGGCATGGTGAATATCAATAAGTCCATTTTCTTTACATCCGGTTCTCCCTGGTTAAGATAACCTTCATCAGAAAAAGCTTCTACTACTTCGCCAATAATCAGAAGATCGCCTGCTACTTGGATTACTTCAGTGAGTTTACAGGAAGCCGAAAGAGGACATTCCTCGATAAGAGGGGATTGGTGTTCTTTCCCATAGAAAATATTAAAAATATTTGATTTATCAACTTCTTTTCCTGATTTTAAGCCACAGTAATCAGCCTTAATCGCTAAGGTTCGGTCGGGAAAATTGATACTAAATACTTTATTTTCTTGAATAGCTTTTGATGTAAGGTGATCCTTGCTTAAACAAATTGCTAACATTGGAGGTTCCAAATTGACATTTGTAACCCAAGCCGCCGTCATAAAATTTGCTTTTCCCTTGACTTCAGTTCCAATAATTACCACCGGCATAGGATAACCAATCTTATTCACTTCAACATTAACTTTCTTCACATCCATTCCTCCTTATAAAATTGATACTTAACTCTTTTCATCTAGGTTATAAAACAGTTTTAAAATAATATGAGATAATTTAACAAATGGATTATTTGCATTTTTAAATACTATAACTACGAACCTTTTCCATTAATTGATTTGCAACCAAATTACTTGGTACATTATCCACAATATAGAAGGCATTTCCTATCAATGAATGGTCA contains:
- the flr_2 gene encoding Flavoredoxin, whose protein sequence is MKKVNVEVNKIGYPMPVVIIGTEVKGKANFMTAAWVTNVNLEPPMLAICLSKDHLTSKAIQENKVFSINFPDRTLAIKADYCGLKSGKEVDKSNIFNIFYGKEHQSPLIEECPLSASCKLTEVIQVAGDLLIIGEVVEAFSDEGYLNQGEPDVKKMDLLIFTMPDNKYWSLGDYIGQAFEIGKSMSSDEE